CTGGTTTCCAGCACGAACCCCATGTTACTGGAGGTGGTAAAGCAGCTGTAGAGCATCCATCCTTCAAATGGGTCAATATAATACTTGGTAACTTAAAAAATGCGCTCAAAGGTACTTATCATGCAATTAATCGCAAGCATGTTCCGCGGTACCTGGCAGAATTTCAGTACAGATTCAATCGCCGATATGATCTGCCGTCCATGATTCACAGACTGATTTATGTTGCTCTTAGGACTCCACCCATGCCATCAACCATGCTTTCTATGGCTGAAGCAGAGTGGTAATCAGATTGATTTTTAGTCCTGTCATCCAAGTCTTCTAATTGGGGAATAGCAATAGTTTAATACCTGCTTAGTCCTTAAAAATAGCCATTTTGCATTCCTGGGGGCATAAAGCCGAGTTTATAATCCAAACAACCGTTTAGAAAATCTTGTTTGCAATATGAATCCATGTTACAAAAAAATAACTACGATCACTATTGCTTGAATGGTTTTTTAAATAGCGAATTAATCTTCAAGTTTTTCGTTTTTAAATCCAGGGGAAAGTATGCGGAAACTCATTTCGTTATTCCTTGTTATTCCGATGTTTTTCGGATTTCAAAAAATTCCTGAATCCATGGCCGGAGAACGTCTTTCACTGAACAAGGCCATATCAATGGCGTATTCGGCCAGTCAGAGCATGAAAAAGACATCCGAGCAGCTTGAGGGATCCATTCAGGCAGAAAAAAGCGTAAATGCTGATTTTCTACCCAAAGCAGAAGCTTCATATTCCCTCAGGCAGTATCAGGATGTCCCCTATGCTCAGAACGGCGCCGTGATTCTGAAAAGAAGCGACAGAACCCATGCTGAATGGGGTGTCGGCCTGATACAGCCCCTTTTCACAGGATTCGCCCTTTCAAGCAGGCTGGAGATCGCAAAACTTGGCACTGCAGCCATGGAAGAGGAAAGGGTGGCTACAAGGCTTAATGTAGTGGAAGGAGTGAAAAAGGCATACTATAATCTTCTTCTCACACGCAGGATTCTGGACGTTGCTGACGAAGCAGTGGAAAACCTGAAGGCCCACGAATCCGACGCTGCAAAATATTACGCCCAGGGCGTCATTCCTTTGAACGATCTTCTAAAGACAAAGGTCGAGCTTGCCAATGCCATTCAGGAGAAAGAAAAGGCTGAGGCCGGAAGAAGAATGGCCGCCGCGTCCCTGCTCAAGCTCTAAGGCTTGCGCACCAGATGAGAGTGTCGGCGGGTCTCTTTTTGGAAAAAGCTCCGCAAAAGCTTTATGGTTTATGATGCCTATATCAAAAAGTGGGAGCCAACACAAAAGCTCCAGCGAATTATTGTCTCTTTGAAATAGAATTTGGAATTATTCACTTCAACTCAGATTGATCTGAATCGAATTGTAATCCCCTTGATGAAATTTCTTAGAAACTGATCTCCGCAATCCTTGTAGTTTTTGTGCCCTTCTTTTCTGAAAAGCGCTGTGAGTTCTGATTTTGATACCTTCATATCACTGAGTTCCATGATGTCCAGCATGTCCTCTTCCCTTAATTCCAGAGCAATTCTGAGTTTTTTAAGTATCGTATTGTTTGATAATTGGCTGGCCGGATTTTTCTCCTGGCCCTGTTTTGATTCGATTTTTCCCCTTCTTGAATAAATCAGGCCATTAAGAAAATACTCCATTATTATATCGCTGCATTCCACAAACCCTGGCTCATCGTCTTTTTTAAGCAGGCGGACCAGCTCTGGTATAGGCATCTGGTAATCTGCCTGTTTGAATATCTCAATCATTGCGGAGTCATTAATATTCAATGCGTATCTGACTCTTCTAAGTATGTCGTTGTTGATCATTGTTTTTCCTGTTTGGTATTTATTGAATAAGAATTAAATTTCTTATGCTTATTTTATTAGAGAGTCTTTTGAAAGAGTTTCTCTTGGTTCAGTAAGCTAAAAGATAAGGCCACCTCTAAGACTGTCCTGATCAGTCGATGATATCAGATGGAATAATAAAATATCATTTTTATTAATGGTAAAATGATATTTAGAGTCTTCTTCTTAATGTGTCAATTTGGCATTTTTTAGCGGATAAAATATTTTTATAAATGATGCCCGGAATCGGAGTTTTATTCTGCGCTATCTGTATATGGCTTGGCAGGTATTCGGAATGTGTCTTTGAAGTGTTGGGTGGCCATAACCTTTTGCTTGAAATTATTCCGAGGTTAATATATCCTATTATCTTGATATATTGAAGTTTAAATAAAAACAAATATTTATATATATAAAATGGAGTTTTGAAGATGGATTTTCTTGAGGCTTTAAAAAAACAGGTGATAGTTCTGGACGGAGCAATGGGCACAATGATCCAGAATCTTGGGTTTGGAACTTCTGAGTTTGGCGGTGAGCAGTTTCAGATGCTGTCGGATCTTCTCAATTTTTCAAGACCTGATTCCCTTAAGGATATTCATATCGCCTATTTCAAAGCTGGATGCAATGCTGTCGAGACCAATACATTCGGGGCGAGTCCTCTTAGGCTGAAGGAATTTGATTTTTCCGGGATTGATACTTCAGCTTTTTACGCTGTTCCTGAAGGCTTTGATATTACGAAGAATTCTTATGAAGATATGGCCTATCATTTGAGCAAAGCAGGATGTATTGCCGCCCGAAGGGCTGTTGAGGAATATTCAGCTCTTCCGGAATATGACGGTCGGCCTTTATTTGTTGTCGGTTCGATAGGGCCGTCGAATCATGTTCTAACCAGCACCAAGGCAGATCTTAAAATTTCTTTCTGGGAAGAAATCGAGGATAATTTTTATCATCAGGTTTTGGGGCTTCTTGATGGCGGAGCGGATGTTCTTCTTTATGAAACCCAGCAGGACGCACTTGAACTGAAAGCAGCGGTTTCAGGCGGATTAAAGGCCATGAACGAAAAAGGAAAGAGAATTCCGATAATGGCCCAGATCACTGTCGATGCTTTTTCCAGAATGCAGATTTTCGGAACAGATGTTGTTGCCGCCCTTACTGCACTCCAGGGATGCGGAATAGACACTTTCGGAGTAAACTGTTCCATTGGTCCTGATTTAATGGAACCGACCGTTGAAAAATTATGCAGATTCAGCAGGATTCCTGTTTCTGTTCTTCCAAATGCGGGGATGCCGGAATCTGAAAACGGAAAAACTGTTTATAAGCTTCAGCCTGATGTGTTTGCGTCGTATCTGGAAAAATTCGTCACAAAATATGGAGTGAGCATTGTCGGAGGATGTTGCGGAACAACTCCAGCACATATAAAGGCAGCATGCGAGCTGCTGAAAAACGTAAAGCCAAAGGAGAGAACTCCTGTAAAGGGAACTTTTATCGCTGGGCCACAGAAGGCTGTTGAGCTTGACGGCTCCACTGGGCTTATACGAATTGGCGAGCGCCTGAATGTGCGTGGGTCAAAAAAAGTCAGGGAAGCAGTTGAAGGCGGCGCTGCATTAATAGATTTTGAAGCGCTCGAAGAGGTTGCTTCAGAGCAGATCAAGGATCTTGGCATATCAATTATAGATGTGTGCATGGATTCCAATGTCGTTGATACAAAAAAAGTTCTTCCAGAAGTCATAAAAGGCATGACAGTTGATTTTGACGCAGCAATGTGCATCGACTCTTTTGACGTTGAGGCTCTTGTTGAGGCAGTAAAGGTCTATCCTGGGCGTCCGATCATAAATTCAATTTCACTGGAAGATCACGGAAATGGAAAGAGCAAGCTGGATGTTCTGGTTCCTGCGACCTCGTTCCATAACCCTGTTTATATTGCTCTTTGCGCTGATTCAGAAGGCCCTGCAACAACAGCTGAAGGTAAGGAAAAACTTGCTCGTCAAATTGTTGAAAAATGTGCCGTGTACGGCGTTGTGCCTGAACAGCTCATAATAGATCTGAACGCATTCCCAATTGGTTCTGAGCCAGACCCGTCCATGAATTTTGCGCTTTCTTCCCTTGAGGGAGTTGCAAGGGTGAAGGCAATTCATCCTGACCTAAGAACTTCGATGGGCGTCGGCAACCTTACAAACGGCCTTGCCAAGAAGCCATATATGAGGGTTGTTCTTACTTCAGTATTTCTTGCTGAAGCCAGAAAAAAGGGACTCGACGCAGCCATAGTCAATCCGAATCATTACGTGCCTGTTGAAACCCTTGATCCAGAAGACAGAGATCTTGCGCTTTCGATTATTTTCAACAGGGACATGGACGCTTTTGCAAAGCTTGAGGAAAAGGCCGAGCTTAAAAAAGGCATAGTTACAGTTAAAAGAAGCAGTTACGAAGGATTTTCTCCAGAAGACGCCCTTTGCGAAAAGATAAAGGACGGATTTAAGGAAAGAACCAATGCTGTAATTGATGTGGATGGCTTCAACTATGAGTATCAGGACAAAATAATCGAAGATGCAGCAAAGGCAATCAAAACCGTGCCTCCGCTTGATCTCATAAATGATTATCTCATGAAAGCAATGCAGGAACTTGGAAACAAATTCGCTGCTGGCGAGGCTTCTCTGCCACATCTTCTAAAATCTGCGGATATTATGAAGCAGGTGATGGGATTTATAGAATTCTACATTAAGCAGAATGGCGGTGCTGCAACATCAGCCAAAGGAACAATCGTGCTTGGAACAGTTCATCAGGATGTTCACAGCATTGGCAAGGATCTGGCAAAGACTCTTCTTGAGAATTACGGCTACAGGGTAATTGATCTTGGAGTTCAGGTTCCGCTTGCGTCATATATCGAGACAGCAAAGGCTGAAAACGCCACAGCAATAGGTATGAGCGCTCTTCTTGTCCAGACTGCGAGCCATATGATCACTGTAGCAAAAATGATGAAGGAAGCTGGCCTTGATATTCCGGTTCTCATTGGAGGAGCTCCTATCAATCTGAGGCATGCGGCAACAGTCGCAATGGCGGGAAAGGAATCTGAAACAGAAATAAAATCCGATGTTTTTTATTGCGCTTCTGCAATGGACTGCGTGAATGTTATGGAGTCTCTGAGCGGTGCAAGAAGGGATGAGTTTATAAAGAACAATAGGGAGCTGCTTCTTAAAAACCTTGTCAGGCAAAAGGAAAGGGATGAAAGAATAGAAAAGCAGGAGGCTACTCTTCCAAGAAGAACTGTCAGCTTTGACGATCATAATGCTCCTGAATTTGTTTCTGGTCCAAAGAGAATCGATATTGCCCTTAAATCGCTTGAGCTCGATGAAAAATCCCTTTTTTCCCTTAATTGGGCAATGGGGCCAGGGAAAGTGTCTTCTTTCAAGCCTGAGGATGCGCGAAAAGTAAAAGCGGATATGATTGAAAAGGCAGACAAAAACGGCTGGATAACTCCAAGAGGAGCCTATGCAATATTGCCATGTGTCAGAAAAGGTTCGGAAATCATCATTTTTGATAAGGAAAACGACAAGGAACTGGGCAGAATTGCTTGTAACGATATGATTTCAGGAGACAGAAAAGAAGTTTTCTCCCTGGCTGACTATTACAAGGAGGGCGAGATCGACAGAATAGGTCTTCAGATTGTAACTGCAGGAATGGCATCAGCAGTTGCTGCAAAGGAACTGCGGGTAAAAGGCGATGAGGAATCAGCTTTTTTGCTTTACGGACTTGCCGCGAGAACAGCCGAGGATCTTGCTGATGTTGTTCAGGAAATGATTATGAATGACGTCTGTATTGATAAAAAACGTGGTCAGAGATTCAGTCCTGGTTATCCAGGACTCAAGAATATTGAAAACAACAGGGTGATTTTTAATATCCTGAACGCAGCGGATCTTGGCGCGGTTATAACACCTGCATCCGCATTTGAGCCTGTTGCAACAACTGCTGCTGTGGTGTGTTTTCATCCTGATGTCTGTTATTCATAGTCGTCCCATTCAGAAACTGTCAGATCAA
This genomic interval from Desulforegula conservatrix Mb1Pa contains the following:
- a CDS encoding transposase produces the protein GFQHEPHVTGGGKAAVEHPSFKWVNIILGNLKNALKGTYHAINRKHVPRYLAEFQYRFNRRYDLPSMIHRLIYVALRTPPMPSTMLSMAEAEW
- a CDS encoding TolC family protein, with amino-acid sequence MRKLISLFLVIPMFFGFQKIPESMAGERLSLNKAISMAYSASQSMKKTSEQLEGSIQAEKSVNADFLPKAEASYSLRQYQDVPYAQNGAVILKRSDRTHAEWGVGLIQPLFTGFALSSRLEIAKLGTAAMEEERVATRLNVVEGVKKAYYNLLLTRRILDVADEAVENLKAHESDAAKYYAQGVIPLNDLLKTKVELANAIQEKEKAEAGRRMAAASLLKL
- a CDS encoding YehS family protein, with translation MINNDILRRVRYALNINDSAMIEIFKQADYQMPIPELVRLLKKDDEPGFVECSDIIMEYFLNGLIYSRRGKIESKQGQEKNPASQLSNNTILKKLRIALELREEDMLDIMELSDMKVSKSELTALFRKEGHKNYKDCGDQFLRNFIKGITIRFRSI
- a CDS encoding homocysteine S-methyltransferase family protein, with translation MDFLEALKKQVIVLDGAMGTMIQNLGFGTSEFGGEQFQMLSDLLNFSRPDSLKDIHIAYFKAGCNAVETNTFGASPLRLKEFDFSGIDTSAFYAVPEGFDITKNSYEDMAYHLSKAGCIAARRAVEEYSALPEYDGRPLFVVGSIGPSNHVLTSTKADLKISFWEEIEDNFYHQVLGLLDGGADVLLYETQQDALELKAAVSGGLKAMNEKGKRIPIMAQITVDAFSRMQIFGTDVVAALTALQGCGIDTFGVNCSIGPDLMEPTVEKLCRFSRIPVSVLPNAGMPESENGKTVYKLQPDVFASYLEKFVTKYGVSIVGGCCGTTPAHIKAACELLKNVKPKERTPVKGTFIAGPQKAVELDGSTGLIRIGERLNVRGSKKVREAVEGGAALIDFEALEEVASEQIKDLGISIIDVCMDSNVVDTKKVLPEVIKGMTVDFDAAMCIDSFDVEALVEAVKVYPGRPIINSISLEDHGNGKSKLDVLVPATSFHNPVYIALCADSEGPATTAEGKEKLARQIVEKCAVYGVVPEQLIIDLNAFPIGSEPDPSMNFALSSLEGVARVKAIHPDLRTSMGVGNLTNGLAKKPYMRVVLTSVFLAEARKKGLDAAIVNPNHYVPVETLDPEDRDLALSIIFNRDMDAFAKLEEKAELKKGIVTVKRSSYEGFSPEDALCEKIKDGFKERTNAVIDVDGFNYEYQDKIIEDAAKAIKTVPPLDLINDYLMKAMQELGNKFAAGEASLPHLLKSADIMKQVMGFIEFYIKQNGGAATSAKGTIVLGTVHQDVHSIGKDLAKTLLENYGYRVIDLGVQVPLASYIETAKAENATAIGMSALLVQTASHMITVAKMMKEAGLDIPVLIGGAPINLRHAATVAMAGKESETEIKSDVFYCASAMDCVNVMESLSGARRDEFIKNNRELLLKNLVRQKERDERIEKQEATLPRRTVSFDDHNAPEFVSGPKRIDIALKSLELDEKSLFSLNWAMGPGKVSSFKPEDARKVKADMIEKADKNGWITPRGAYAILPCVRKGSEIIIFDKENDKELGRIACNDMISGDRKEVFSLADYYKEGEIDRIGLQIVTAGMASAVAAKELRVKGDEESAFLLYGLAARTAEDLADVVQEMIMNDVCIDKKRGQRFSPGYPGLKNIENNRVIFNILNAADLGAVITPASAFEPVATTAAVVCFHPDVCYS